A genome region from Arachis duranensis cultivar V14167 chromosome 6, aradu.V14167.gnm2.J7QH, whole genome shotgun sequence includes the following:
- the LOC107493721 gene encoding uncharacterized protein LOC107493721 codes for MDPPSNPTPQPPIPSVIPSQPQPNPKGGINAITLRSGKQLKEKGPKDLNPITTAQEEEGIEIEQVVEEETPQVIVEDEETQPTKENPKPKRTLEEEITQPLPFPTLAKKARKRIELDPKIIEMFKKVEVTIPLFDAIHQVPRYAKFLKYLCMNKDRIVELETIPLGSSISTLMGAFPEKCDDPGPCMVTCTVSGVEFLDCMCDFGACVSIMPLSIHRVLKLPPLKRSTARFVLADKSIITVTGVAEDVWVNIKGLVFPIDFYVLEMPSSEPERASSILLGRPFLRTSRFKLDAYLGTYSFGIDGRVVSFSLEEAMKHPSENHSLFRVIQSTILLPICILQSWMRST; via the coding sequence ATGGACCCACCATCCAATCCCACTCCTCAACCCCCAATTCCAAGCGTCATCCCCTCTCAACCTCAACCCAATCCTAAGGgaggcatcaatgccatcaccctgAGATCCGGAAAACAGTTAAAGGAGAAGGGGCCAAAGGATTTAAATCCCATCACAACCGCTCAAGAGGAGGAGGGAATAGAAATAGAACAGGTAGTGGAAGAGGAGACACCACAAGTCATAGTTGAGGATGAAGAAACTCAACCCACAAAAGAGAACCCCAAGCCTAAgagaaccttggaagaagaaatcACTCAACCACTCCCATTTCCGACACTTGCAAAGAAAGCTAGGAAGCGTATAGAACTTGACCCCAAAATAATAGAAatgttcaagaaagttgaggtaaccatcCCCCTCTTTGATGCTATCCATCAAGTTCCTAGATATGCAAAATTCCTCAAATATCTATGCATGAACAAGGATAGAATTGTTGAATTGGAGACTATCCCATTGGGGAGTTCTATTTCCACTTTGATGGGAGCATTTCCCGAGAAGTGTGATGATCCGGGCCCTTGCATGGTCACTTGCACCGTCAGTGGAGTTGAATTCCTAGATTGTATGTGTGACTTCGGAGCATGTGTTAGCATCATGCCTCTCTCCATCCACCGGGTATTGAAGTTACCACCATTAAAAAGGTCGACGGCAAGATTTGTCCTAGCggataaaagcataataaccGTGACGGGTGTTGCAGAAGATGTATGGGTGAATATCAAAGGGTTGGTGTTTCCGATTGACTTCTATGTCCTTGAAATGCCATCAAGTGAACCCGAGAGAGCATCATCcatcctacttggaagaccatttttGAGGACTTCTAGATTCAAGCTAGATGCCTACTTGGGAACATACTCATTTGGGATAGATGGGAGAGTCGTGAGTTTTAGCCTAGAAGAAGCAATGAAGCACCCATCGGAGAATCACTCTCTATTCCGTGTGATCCAATCGACAATATTGTTGCCGATCTGCATCTTGCAAAGTTGGATGAGAAGTACATGA